One window from the genome of Anticarsia gemmatalis isolate Benzon Research Colony breed Stoneville strain chromosome 8, ilAntGemm2 primary, whole genome shotgun sequence encodes:
- the LOC142975158 gene encoding prominin-like protein isoform X4, translating into MFKMWKTVLCACVVAGAWGGAGAQNTSDALTDMSDLWDMSEVVYSVPDIRTEYHATVEFDMRAMGTLYNSTHYIIDAVVKKDAYPKGIVTIADGHLYVPSVAKEWRPVVLHYLGPISVVLIGLLVIVVLPLAGLFWCCCYWCRVGRRRRPFDRKYDSCLKAMLAILLIGLLTLFLFGVVCAFATDSQLEAGTTDAADALRTSVSDANQFFNATRLHVTHLLITNFKELENRINAILYSIGVQSWLNLGPFSRAVSVTTLHHMVQELDSVHEDLRTVHDLTQSLRRRAEQLNSGLRKVKHQLLQTLARCDQPKCIALQNKYKIGQLDTEIQYSQMLDQYFPTMPDVSDLLNNVSALLDSHIKEEVGEGQKVIRDIQRAIQRSIDQRIPYVQEGLNAIGAKVRELWRQMTSVVGNVSQALEEADVAAGHMHRATHQYGLYRRYAGLATASALLLIVCLMAWGLMCGVCGKRPDVYGATDCCNKGAGSKSLLCGICVIFMVGSMVTAVLLAYFLVGIFSQRFICDPLIEPRSNRLFSDMERMLDLEKTLFGWSPPSKSGKSFNLTNLLVQCHRNETIFNALQLGRIFHPGSLRAQVADEVGRRLAELQPALPPGPVVILREGAKAKLRRLADTGLSEFDFERIHAALETNMTSLALDALVRTLNNTARSLQQPPFEQEARDLLLAARTLDKLIDDVLEPMLHDSDKLNRTATRLRETLRFNHSSLREAIEYLLRQTSMAEAALNALGGNKLKEVMDAIAELITKKITEYLQYIETVVQYELGRCGPLSNAFNATRDGLCKKIVMPVNGFWISLAWCVLLFVPLMVVAQRLASLYLHVDPYPGPLVEAAYKAEKRSGREGREGREGRELREGRGEGREGREARGARREGEARGAAGPRADAALAPPLDAYHARRYNDMAPKHWEEGPPRYHGPTEYERPPPYYYPGPNWGYPRVAYCRPTAPSHDDVY; encoded by the exons gtATAGTGACGATAGCGGACGGGCACCTGTACGTGCCGTCGGTGGCGAAGGAGTGGCGGCCCGTGGTGCTGCACTACCTGGGGCCCATCTCCGTCGTGCTCATCGGCCTGCTCGTCATCGTCGTGCTGCCGCTGGCTGG TTTGTTCTGGTGCTGCTGCTACTGGTGCCGCGTGGGGCGGCGGCGCCGGCCCTTCGACCGCAAGTACGACTCCTGCCTCAAGGCCATGCTCGCCATCCTGCTCATCGGACTGCTCACTCTGTTCTT GTTCGGCGTGGTGTGCGCGTTCGCGACGGACTCGCAGCTGGAGGCGGGCACGACGGACGCGGCCGACGCGCTGCGCACCAGCGTCAGCGACGCCAACCAGTTCTTCAACGCCACGCGCCTGCACGTCACGCACCTGCTCATCACCAACTTCAAGGAGCTCGAGAATCGTATCAACGCTATTCTATACA GTATAGGCGTGCAATCATGGTTGAACCTGGGCCCGTTCTCCCGCGCGGTGTCGGTGACCACGCTGCACCACATGGTGCAGGAGCTGGACTCGGTGCACGAGGACCTGCGCACCGTGCACGACCTCACGCAGTCGCTGCGCCGCCGAGCTGAACAACTTAACTCAG GTCTGCGCAAGGTGAAGCACCAGCTGCTGCAGACGCTGGCGCGCTGCGACCAGCCCAAGTGCATCGCGCTGCAGAACAAGTACAAGATCGGACAACTCGACACCGAGATACAGTACAGCCAG ATGCTGGACCAATACTTCCCGACG ATGCCGGACGTGTCGGACCTGCTGAACAACGTGTCGGCGCTGCTGGACAGCCACATCAAGGAGGAGGTGGGCGAGGGCCAGAAGGTGATCCGCGACATCCAGCGCGCCATCCAGCGCTCCATCGACCAGCGCATCCCCTACGTGCAGGAGGGACTCAACGCCATCG gcGCGAAGGTGCGCGAGTTGTGGCGGCAGATGACGTCGGTGGTGGGCAACGTGAGCCAGGCGCTGGAGGAGGCGGACGTGGCGGCGGGCCACATGCACCGCGCCACGCACCAGTACGGCCTCTACCGCCGCTACGCCGGCCTCGCCACCGCCTCCGCGCTGCTGCTG ATCGTGTGCCTGATGGCGTGGGGGCTGATGTGCGGCGTGTGCGGCAAGCGGCCCGACGTGTACGGCGCCACGGACTGCTGCAACAAGGGCGCCGGCTCCAAGAGCCTGCTCTG cgGTATCTGCGTGATCTTCATGGTGGGCAGCATGGTGACGGCGGTGCTGCTCGCCTACTTCCTGGTCGGCATCTTCTCGCAGCGCTTCATCTGCGACCCGCTCAT TGAGCCGCGCAGCAACCGCCTGTTCTCGGACATGGAGCGCATGCTGGACTTGGAGAAGACGCTGTTCGGCTGGTCGCCGCCCAGCAAGAGCGGCAAGAGCTTCAACCTGACCAACCTGCTGGTGCAGTGCCATCGAAACGAGACCATCTTTAAC GCGCTGCAGCTGGGCCGCATCTTCCACCCCGGCTCGCTGCGCGCGCAGGTGGCGGACGAGGTGGGGCGGCGCCTGGCCGAGCTGCAGCCCGCGCTGCCGCCGGGGCCCGTCGTCATCCTGCGCGAGGGGGCCAAGGCCAAGCTGCGGCGGCTCGCCGACACGGGGCTGTCGGAGTTCGACTTCGAGCGCATCCACGCGGCGCTGGAGACCAACATGACGTCGCTGGCGCTGGACGCGCTCGTGCGCACGCTCAACAACACGGCGCGCTCGCTGCAGCAGCCGCCCTTCGAGCAGGAGGCGCGCGACCTGCTGCTGGCCGCGCGCACGCTGGACAAGCTCATCGACGACGTGCTCGAGCCCATGCTGCACGACTCCGACAAGCTCAAC CGGACGGCGACGCGCCTGCGCGAGACGCTGCGCTTCAACCACTCGTCGCTGCGGGAGGCCATCGAGTACCTGCTGCGACAGACCAGCATGGCCGAGGCGGCGCTCAACGCTTTGGGCGGGAACAAACTTAAGGAA GTGATGGATGCGATCGCGGAGCTGATCACGAAGAAGATCACGGAGTACCTGCAGTACATCGAGACGGTGGTGCAGTACGAGCTGGGTCGCTGCGGCCCGCTGTCCAACGCGTTCAACGCCACGCGCGACGGACTGTGCAAGAAGATCGTCATGCCCGTC AACGGGTTCTGGATCTCGCTGGCGTGGTGCGTGCTGCTGTTCGTGCCGCTCATGGTGGTGGCGCAGCGCCTCGCCAGCCTGTACCTGCACGTCGACCCCTACCCCGGCCCGCTCGTCGAGGC CGCCTACAAGGCTGAGAAGCGGTCCGGGCGCGAGGGACGAGAGGGACGAGAGGGACGCGAGCTGCGCGAGGGGCGCGGCGAGGGGCGCGAGGGGCGCGAGGCGCGCGGCGCCCGGCGCGagggggaggcgcgcggggcCGCGGGGCCGCGCGCTGACGCCGCCCTGGCGCCGCCTCTCGACGCATACCACGCGCGCAGATATAATGATATGGCGCCAAA GCACTGGGAAGAAGGACCTCCCCGCTACCACGGGCCTACTGAGTACGAGCGACCACCACCATACTACTATCCCGGACCAAA TTGGGGATACCCGCGAGTGGCGTATTGCCGCCCCACCGCCCCCAGCCACGATGACGTATACTAG